The sequence below is a genomic window from Deltaproteobacteria bacterium GWC2_55_46.
CCAATGTCCAATACCAGGGTATAGTAAAGGTGCACGGGGTCTTTCCGTCTTGATGCGGGTAGCCAGCATCTTCACTGGCAATTCAATTTCGCTGAGTCCCTGGTCGAGACAGCGGGGATGATCGTTACTCCATTCGTGCAGGTCGGAACTTACCCGACAAGGAATTTCGCTACCTTAGGACCGTTATAGTTACGGCCGCCGTTTACCGGGGCTTCGGTTCCGAGCTTCTCCGCCGAAGCGAATAACCCGTCCCCTTAACCTTCCGGCACCGGGCAGGAGTCAGACCCTATACATCCTCTTGCGAGTTAGCAGAGTCCTGTGTTTTTGTTAAACAGTCGCAACCCCCATTTCACTGCGGCCCCCAGCCAGCCTTCCGGAGCAAGTCCGGACAACCGGCGAGGGCACCCCTTCTCCCGAAGTTACGGGGCTAGATTGCCGAGTTCCTTAACCAGGGTTCTCTCAAGCGCCTTAGTATTCTCTACTCGTCTACCAGAGTCGGTTTGCAGTACGAGCACCTGACAAGCTCACTACGAGGCTTTTCTTGGAAGTATGGGATTAGCCAGTTCGGTCCGCCTTGCGGCTTTCCTCCTCATCACCTCTCGACGTTAACAGAAGGACGGATTTGCCTATCCTTCCCGCCTACGGGCTTAAACCGGGACTTCCGTCACCCGGATGACCTACCCTGCTCCGTCACCCCTTCGCTCAAACGCTTGTCTGGTGGTACAGGAATGTTAACCTGTTTTCCATCACCTACGCCTTTCGGCCTCGGCTTAGGACCCGACTAACCCTGGGCGGATTAACCTTCCCCAGGAAACCTTAGACTTTCGGCGTGCGGGTTTTGCACCCACATTTACGCTACTTATCTCAGCATAAGCACTTCCAGGTCCTCCAGCAGTCCTCACGGTCTGCCTTCGCAGGTTACTGGAAAGCTTCCCTACCGCTGGCAGATTACTCTGCCAACCCGCAGCTTCGGTATCAAGCTTTAGCCCCGGTACATTTTCGGCGCAGAACCACTAGACCAGTGAGCTATTACGCTTTCTTTAAAGGATGGCTGCTTCTAAGCCAACCTCCTGGGTGTCTAAGTAGTTCCACATCCTTTGCCACTTAGCTTGATTTAGGGACCTTAGCTGGCGGTCTGGGTTGATTCCCTCTCGACAACGGAGCTTATCCCCCGCTGACTGACTCCCGCAATAGAAGTCACCGGTATTCGGAGTTTGGTTAGGTTTGGTACCTCGTGAGAGGCCCTAGCCCATCCAGTGCTCTACCCCCGGTGCTTAATTTGCGAGGCTATACCTAAATATATTTCGGGAAGAACCAGCTATCACGTGTTTTGTTTAGCCTTTCACTCCTACCCACAGCTCATCCGAGATTTTTGCAACAATCACCAGTTCGGGCCTCCAGGCCGTGTTACCGACCCTTCACCCTGGCCATGGGTAGATCAACACGCTTCGGGTCTACTATACGCGACTGATCGCCCTATTCAGACTCGCTTTCGCTACGGCTCCACCTAACGGCTTAACCTTGCCACGTACAGTAACTCGCTGAGTCATTATGCAAAAGGCACGCTCTCAGGCATTCCCTTGCGGGCATAGCCCTCGAACTGTTTGTAAGCATACGGTTTCAGGTTCTATTTCACTCCCCTCTCGGGGTTCTTTTCGCCTTTCCCTCACGGTACTAGTGCACTATCGGTCGTCAGTGAGTATTTAGCCTTGGAAGATGGTCCTCCCGGATTCCCACAGGATTTCTCGTGTCCCGTGGTACTTGGGAACTCCCTAGGGCCCTTCAGGATTTCGTGTACGGGGCTATCACCCGCTATGGCAGGCCTTTCCAGGCCCTTCCACTATCCCTCTGGGTCCCACGTCGGGGTCCCGCAACCCCGGAGAAACTTGCGTCTCTCCGGTTTAGGCTATTCCCGTTTCGCTCGCCACTACTCAGGGAATCTCATTTGATTTCTCTTCCTGGGGGTACTGAGATGTTTCACTTCCCCCCGTTCGCTTCTTAAGCCTATGTATTCAGCTTAAGATGACCGGATTTTGTCCGGCCAGGTTGCCCCATTCGGAAATCCTCGGGTCAAAGCCTGTTTGCGGCTCACCGAGGCTTATCGCAGCTTACCACGTCCTTCATCGCCTTCTGACGCCAAGGCATCCACCGTATGCCCTTAGTAGCTTGACCAAGAATACTTGTGCGCTTGGTTATTGATTCTCAGCGTCTTGATTTATTACCCTATTCGATTGTCAAAGAACAGATAAGAACTTTCGTTCTATATAAAAATCTTCTGATTCCAGATGCCGTAATTTGGTGGAGGTAAGCGGGATCGAACCGCTGACCTTCTGGTTGCAAACCAGACGCTCTCCCAGCTGAGCTATACCCCCGAGAAACCGTTTATCGCACCATCTTGCCGTTGCCGGAAGGAGGCACGGTCACGTTTCACGGTATTGGTGGGCCTGGAAAGATTCGAACTTTCGACCCCACGCTTATCAAGCGTGTGCTCTAACCGGCTGAGCTACAGGCCCTCCATGCGTGCGGGGCCGAAACTTCGCGCGGGCTTAAAGCTTAAAGCCCGGGCCCTTCAAGCGAAAGAGCTGCCCTGCTCTTTGCAAACTAAATAGCAAGCGACAATCAAGACCTGTTCCCTTTAAATGAAGTCTTTCTTTGAATTATAGCCCGTGCCCCACCAAAGCGAGGGCACGGACCGATTCTCCATAGAAAGGAGGTGATCCAGCCGCAGGTTCCCCTACGGCTACCTTGTTACGACTTCACCCCAATCACCAGCCATACCTTAGGCGGCTGCCTCCTTGCGGTTAGCTCACCGACTTCTGGTATAACTGACTTTCGTGGTGTGACGGGCGGTGTGTACAAGGCCCGGGAACGTATTCACCGCGGCGTTCTGATCCGCGATTACTAGCGATTCCAAGTTCATGCAGTCGAGTTGCAGACTGCAATCCCAACTGGGGCTGGCTTTTTGGGATTTGCTCCACCTCGCGGCTTTGCTGCCCTCTGTACCAGCCATTGTAGCACGTGTGTAGCCCTAGGCATAAAGGCCATGATGACTTGACGTCATCCCCACCTTCCTCCGGCTTAACGCCGGCAGTTCACTTAGAGTGCCCGGCATGACCCGGTGGCAACTAAGTGTAAGGGTTGCGCTCGTTGCGGGACTTAACCCAACACCTCACGGCACGAGCTGACGACAGCCATGCAGCACCTGTCTCGGAGCTCCCTTGCGGGCACTCCCCTGTTTCCAGGGGATTCTCCGGATGTCAAGCCTAGGTAAGGTTCTTCGCGTTGCGTCGAATTAAACCACATGCTCCACCGCTTGTGCGGGCCCCCGTCAATTCCTTTGAGTTTCAACCTTGCGGCCGTACTCCCCAGGTGGGGCACTTAATGCGTTAGCTTCGGCACGAAGACCATAAAAGGTCCTCACACCTAGTGCCCATCGTTTAGGGCGTGGACTACCAGGGTATCTAATCCTGTTTGCTACCCACGCTTTCGCGCCTCAGCGTCAGTATCGGTCCAGGAAGCCGCCTTCGCCACCGGTGTTCCTCCTGATATCTACGCATTTCACCGCTACACCAGGAATTCCACTTCCCTCTCCCGTACTCTAGCTTGGTAGTATCACGGGCAATTCCCCGGTTAAGCCGGGGGCTTTCACCCGTGACTGGCCAAGCCGCCTACGCGCCCTTTACACCCAATAATTCCGAGCAACGCTTGCATCCTACGTATTACCGCGGCTGCTGGCACGTAGTTAGCCGATGCTTCCTCAGAGGGTACCGTCAGTCCAAGCAGGTATTAGCTGCCTGGAGTTTCTTCCCCTCCGACAGAGGTTTACGATCCGAAGACCTTCTTCCCTCACGCGGCGTCGCTGCGTCAGGCTTTCGCCCATTGCGCAAAATTCCCCACTGCTGCCTCCCGTAGGAGTCTGGCCCGTGTTCCAGTGCCAGTGTGGCTGATCGTCCTCTAAGACCAGCTACCCGTCTTAGCCTTGGTGAGCCGTTACCTCACCAACTAGCTGATGGGACGCGGGCTCATCCCTGAGTGACAGGCCATTGCTGACCCGCCTTTGACCCCAGGACTTGCGTCCCGTGGTCTTATCCGGTATTAGCCCACCTTTCGGCGGGTTATTCCAGTCTCGGGGGGAGATTACCCACGTGTTACTCACCCGTGCGCCACTTTACTAAAGGGTTGCCCCTCTTTCTCGTGCGACTTGCATGTGTTAAGCGCGCCGCTAGCGTTCGCTCTGAGCCAGGATCAAACTCTCCAATTAAGTTTTGAAACTGGTATTTTTAAAGGGGGTGATTAGGTTTGTTGACTGTGCTTGCTATTTAGTTTTCAAAGAGCAGACGGCATGTTCTCAATTTAACTTTATCATGTCGCCTATTCCCGTTCAAGGGTTTTTAGCGATCTGAAGTGCCGCAGCGAATCCGTGTATTATATCTATCTGAAAATCCCTGTCAACTACTTTTTTGCTCTGTCCTCATTTTTTCTTGCTGACACCCGACAGAGCCAAACCGTTTCGCAGCAGGGTTAATAAATATACCCTATGGCCCAAACCCTGTCAACATAAAAAATGAGTCTCGATGATTTTTTTAATCAGGCAGCCCAGAAGATCTTCAGAGTACTCACGAAAGGCGCATGAACAGCGGGCTTCGTGACTGTTCGCCAAATCTTCTCAGGCGAAAGAGACCCTCTTGAAAAAGCGTTTGCCTACCTGTATAAGCACCTGCCTGTCAGCGGAGAGCTCCATCTTCCAGTCAGCCGCCTTCTGTCCGTCGATCTTTACCCCGCCCTGCTCGATGAGTCTGCGCGCCTCTGACGTGGAGCCGGCAAGGCCCGCGCTCACGAGGACCTTCGCCAACCCCAGGCCCTCAGCGGCGCCGAGCACCACTTCCTGCACGTCATCAGGCACCTCGCGCTTTCTGAAAAGCGCCTTGAAGTCTTCCTTCGCCTTCTCCGCCTCCGCGCGCCCGCAGTATCTCTCGACAAGCTCAAAGGCGAGCGCCTCCTTGGCGTCCCGCGGGTGCGCCGCGCCCGTCCTTATCTCCGCCACCCGCTCTGCGCTCGCGCCTGAGAGCAGTTCATAATACCTGATCATGAGCTCGTCCGAGATGCTCATCACCTTGCCGAAGATCTCTCCCGCGCTCTCGGTTATGCCGATGTAGTTGCCGAGCGACTTGCTCATCTTCTGTACGCCGTCCGTGCCCTCAAGGAGCGGCATTGTGACGACCACCTGCGGCTCCTGCCCCATCTCCCTCTGAAGCTCCCTGCCAACAAGGAGGTTGAAGAGCTGGTCTGTGCCGCCGAGCTCTACGTCCGCTTTCAAGACCACTGAATCGTAGCCCTGTATAAGCGGGTAGATGAACTCGTGCATGGCTATGGGCCTGCCCTCGGAGTACCTCTTCTGGAAGTCGTCCCTCTCAAGCATCCTCGCAACCGTGTACCTTGAGGCGAGGCTTATCATATCCACGGAGGTGAGCCGCTCCATCCATTCGCTGTTGAAGACGACCTCTGTCTTCTTCTCGTCCAATATCTTGAAGGCCTGCAATGTATAGGTCCTGGCATTGGCCTTTACCTCTTCACGCGTGAGAGGCTTTCTCGTCTCGTTCTTGCCCGTCGGGTCGCCTATCATGCCGGTGAAATCGCCTATGAGAAGGAGCACGTGATGGCCAAGCTCCTGAAAGTGCCTGAGCTTCTGTATGAGGACCGTGTGCCCCAGATGGAGGTCCGGCGCGGTCGG
It includes:
- a CDS encoding tyrosine--tRNA ligase → MDAKGQLEIIKRGTSGIITEGELLKKLQTSAAKGRPLRVKAGFDPTAPDLHLGHTVLIQKLRHFQELGHHVLLLIGDFTGMIGDPTGKNETRKPLTREEVKANARTYTLQAFKILDEKKTEVVFNSEWMERLTSVDMISLASRYTVARMLERDDFQKRYSEGRPIAMHEFIYPLIQGYDSVVLKADVELGGTDQLFNLLVGRELQREMGQEPQVVVTMPLLEGTDGVQKMSKSLGNYIGITESAGEIFGKVMSISDELMIRYYELLSGASAERVAEIRTGAAHPRDAKEALAFELVERYCGRAEAEKAKEDFKALFRKREVPDDVQEVVLGAAEGLGLAKVLVSAGLAGSTSEARRLIEQGGVKIDGQKAADWKMELSADRQVLIQVGKRFFKRVSFA